The following are encoded together in the Lactuca sativa cultivar Salinas chromosome 1, Lsat_Salinas_v11, whole genome shotgun sequence genome:
- the LOC111911920 gene encoding probable magnesium transporter NIPA6, whose amino-acid sequence MYTGNLLGFGLAVSSSAFIGSSFIIKKKGLQRAGASGARAGSGGYGYLLEPLWWIGMFTMVVGEFANFVAYIYAPAVLVTPLGALSIIVSAVLAHFLLNEKLRKVGVLGCVLCIMGSTVIVLHAPAEHAISSVEEIWDLATQPTFLLYTASAIAVVLVLVLYCEPRYGQTNMMVYIGVCSINGSITVMSVKAIGIAIKLTLEGSSQVASYQTWIFVMVAVTCIITQLNYLNKALDTFNTAVVSPIYYAMFTSFTILASAIMFKDWSGQSASTIISVLCGFMTVLSGTMILHTTREPDQPPVSDMYSSLSPQISWIVHANGEIWKHKDNEESCPPEVVAIIQPDHFK is encoded by the exons atgtaTACTGGTAATCTGCTAGGGTTCGGTCTCGCCGTCTCTTCTAGTGCATTCATCGGATCAAGTTTCATTATAAAAAAGAAAGGTCTCCAAAGGGCTGGTGCTTCTGGTGCTCGCGCGG GGTCAGGAGGCTACGGTTATCTGCTGGAGCCACTATGGTGGATTGGCATGTTCACTA TGGTTGTTGGAGAATTTGCCAATTTTGTAGCTTACATCTATGCTCCAGCAGTGCTTGTGACTCCACTAGGAGCATTGAGTATTATCGTGAG TGCTGTTCTAGCACATTTTTTACTGAATGAGAAATTGAGGAAAGTGGGAGTACTGGGGTGTGTGCTTTGCATCATGGGTTCCACTGTTATTGTGCTTCATGCCCCTGCTGAACATGCCATAAGCTCTGTGGAGGAAATTTGGGACTTAGCAACACAACCAA CTTTTCTTTTGTATACAGCATCAGCAATAGCTGTGGTGTTGGTATTGGTGTTGTACTGTGAACCACGCTATGGGCAGACTAATATGATGGTGTATATTGGCGTATGTTCCATAAATGGTTCAATAACG GTTATGAGCGTGAAAGCAATAGGTATCGCGATAAAACTTACATTAGAAGGCTCAAGCCAGGTGGCAAGCTACCAAACATGGATTTTTGTAATGGTTGCTGTTACATGCATAATCACTCAGTTGAATTACTTAAACAAG gcTTTGGACACATTTAATACAGCAGTGGTTTCACCAATCTATTATGCCATGTTCACATCATTCACAATTCTCGCAAGTGCTATCATGTTCAAG GATTGGTCTGGTCAGAGTGCTAGCACCATTATTTCAGTGCTTTGTGGGTTCATGACTGTACTTTCTGGTACCATGATTTTGCACACTACAAGAGAACCTGATCAACCACCTGTTTCAG ACATGTATTCATCACTTTCTCCTCAAATATCATGGATTGTGCATGCAAATGGGGAAATATGGAAGCACAAGGATAATGAAGAATCATGCCCCCCTGAAGTTGTTGCAATAATTCAACCAGATCATTTCAAATGA